A stretch of Synechococcus sp. MIT S9220 DNA encodes these proteins:
- a CDS encoding DUF4346 domain-containing protein yields MAEGTSSLDDQLSQRFIELDPSGYFLIKLDAEAGELVAEHYSNDLDERGRATDPETGEVLACRGGGPRQPSKSFRGRTAKELGIALTEADGTRPVSRLDHALYLGRELQKAEACLKAGVAYTQD; encoded by the coding sequence ATGGCAGAAGGCACCTCCTCACTTGATGATCAGCTCTCGCAGCGATTCATCGAGCTCGACCCGTCTGGTTACTTCCTGATCAAGCTGGATGCCGAGGCCGGCGAGCTCGTCGCTGAGCATTACAGCAATGATCTTGATGAGCGAGGCCGTGCGACTGACCCTGAAACAGGAGAGGTTCTCGCCTGCCGTGGCGGTGGCCCCCGTCAGCCGAGCAAAAGCTTCCGTGGCAGAACCGCAAAGGAGTTGGGCATTGCGCTGACCGAGGCTGATGGAACTCGTCCCGTCAGCCGTCTGGATCATGCTCTGTATCTCGGCCGAGAGTTGCAAAAAGCAGAAGCCTGCCTGAAAGCGGGAGTGGCCTACACGCAGGACTGA
- a CDS encoding GNAT family N-acetyltransferase, translated as MASLTARWHRSIHEIPQSQWEDLLAEQVSPFYRWSWLEALELSGSVAPDQGWQPLHLSLWRGEESLIAIAPLYLKGHSYGEFIFDQSFARLAGDLGLRYYPKLIGMSPVSPVQGYRFHIHPDEDAQDITVMMLRLIDEFAARNNILSCNFLYVDPLWQPLAEAAGCAAWVNHQSLWSAEGQKDFSDYLASFNANQRRNIKRERKAVNQSGLVVTPLTGPELTPELLERMHSFYEQHCARWGPWGSKYLQSTFFDRLVDPALARHVVLFSAHRGDPVEPVAMSLCIQDESHLWGRYWGSEEEIDCLHFEVCYYAPIEWALRRGLHSFDPGAGGSHKRRRGFVAQARTSLHRWYEPRMDGLIRSWLPRANGLMEEEIEAINDELPFRSKPPELMA; from the coding sequence ATGGCATCGCTCACGGCTCGTTGGCATCGCAGCATCCATGAGATTCCCCAGTCGCAATGGGAGGACTTGCTCGCAGAACAAGTGAGCCCGTTCTATCGCTGGTCCTGGCTGGAAGCCCTGGAACTCTCAGGCAGTGTGGCTCCGGATCAGGGCTGGCAGCCACTGCACCTGTCGCTTTGGAGGGGCGAAGAGAGCCTGATTGCCATCGCTCCTCTTTATCTCAAGGGTCACAGCTATGGCGAATTCATTTTCGATCAGTCTTTCGCACGCCTGGCAGGTGATTTGGGACTGCGCTACTACCCCAAGCTGATCGGCATGAGCCCCGTCAGCCCCGTTCAGGGCTATCGCTTCCATATCCATCCCGATGAAGATGCGCAGGACATCACAGTCATGATGTTGCGGCTGATTGATGAGTTTGCTGCTCGCAACAACATTCTCAGCTGCAACTTTCTCTACGTGGACCCTCTCTGGCAGCCCTTGGCGGAAGCTGCGGGCTGTGCGGCATGGGTGAATCACCAGAGTCTTTGGTCTGCAGAAGGGCAGAAGGATTTTTCCGATTATCTCGCAAGCTTCAATGCCAATCAGAGGCGCAATATCAAGCGGGAACGCAAGGCGGTCAATCAGTCAGGACTGGTCGTGACCCCATTGACCGGACCAGAACTCACGCCTGAGCTGCTGGAGCGGATGCATTCCTTTTACGAGCAGCATTGCGCCCGTTGGGGCCCTTGGGGGAGCAAATATCTTCAGAGCACATTTTTTGATCGACTGGTGGACCCCGCTCTGGCAAGGCATGTGGTGCTGTTTAGTGCCCACCGCGGAGATCCCGTTGAGCCTGTAGCGATGTCTCTTTGCATTCAGGATGAGTCCCATCTCTGGGGGCGCTACTGGGGCAGTGAAGAAGAGATCGATTGCCTGCATTTTGAGGTCTGTTATTACGCTCCGATCGAGTGGGCTCTGCGTCGGGGCCTGCACAGCTTTGATCCAGGAGCGGGTGGCAGTCACAAGCGCCGACGTGGTTTTGTGGCTCAAGCCCGGACCAGCCTGCATCGTTGGTATGAACCGCGTATGGATGGTTTGATCCGTTCCTGGCTACCGAGGGCGAATGGTCTGATGGAAGAGGAGATCGAGGCCATCAATGACGAGCTTCCCTTCCGCAGCAAGCCGCCTGAATTGATGGCCTGA
- a CDS encoding RibD family protein, which translates to MRQRFLSEFSSSLQRPTVRLVLAVSLDGRLAPPSGGAAQLGGSADRRVLEEALAWSDAALIGAGTLRAHHSSCVIRDRDLLNQRQVQGRSPQPAALVVSREVGFPLEWPFFQQPFERHLLSGCDGSAPGFQSCCRLSSCWSETLNDLASKGWFRLVLLGGAVLTHSFFAQDAVDELQLTLSPRILGGSFNWLLQSDTPLPASLASSQAWSLVEARSLADHELLVHYRRNRSISSRTGL; encoded by the coding sequence TTGAGGCAGCGCTTCCTGTCTGAATTCTCCTCATCGCTGCAGCGCCCCACGGTTCGTCTGGTGCTGGCTGTCAGTCTTGATGGTCGTCTGGCTCCACCGAGCGGAGGAGCTGCTCAGCTCGGTGGATCGGCTGATCGTCGTGTCCTTGAGGAGGCGCTCGCCTGGAGTGATGCAGCCCTGATTGGAGCGGGCACACTCAGAGCCCATCACTCCAGTTGTGTGATTCGTGATCGTGATCTGCTGAACCAGCGTCAAGTCCAAGGACGCTCGCCTCAGCCAGCAGCGTTGGTGGTCAGTCGTGAGGTTGGATTTCCTCTGGAGTGGCCTTTTTTCCAGCAACCTTTCGAACGTCATCTGCTGTCTGGATGCGACGGGTCTGCTCCTGGCTTCCAGTCCTGTTGTCGGTTGTCGTCCTGCTGGAGCGAAACGCTGAACGATCTGGCCTCCAAAGGCTGGTTCCGGCTGGTCCTACTTGGTGGCGCTGTTTTGACTCACTCTTTCTTCGCCCAGGATGCGGTTGATGAGTTGCAACTGACCTTGAGTCCAAGGATCCTGGGCGGATCCTTCAACTGGTTGCTGCAGTCGGACACTCCACTACCAGCGTCGCTGGCGTCTTCGCAGGCGTGGAGTCTGGTGGAGGCGCGTTCCCTCGCAGACCATGAACTCCTGGTGCATTACCGACGGAATCGCTCCATCAGTTCCAGAACGGGACTCTGA
- a CDS encoding 6-carboxytetrahydropterin synthase: protein MTEMKSIARHGRGRGCVITRRACFSASHRYWLPELSADDNAARFGPCALAPGHGHNYELIVSMAGGLDSHGMVLNLSEVKHAIRSEVTGQLDFRFLNDAWPEFDVSKPEGCLPTTEAIVRQIWARLSPHLPITALRLYEQPGLWADYLGHPMDAFLTIRTHFAAAHRLARPELSQDENERIYGKCARPHGHGHNYLVDVTVRGSIDPRSGMVCDLSALQRLVDDLVVEPFDHTFLNKDVPFFAECVPTAENIALHIADRLSSPIKAIGANLHKVRLQESPNNAAEVYAEVPQLEMTPSALEAALPV from the coding sequence ATGACTGAAATGAAGTCAATTGCACGTCATGGCCGCGGACGTGGCTGCGTCATCACACGACGTGCCTGTTTCAGTGCAAGCCACCGGTACTGGTTGCCTGAATTGTCCGCTGATGACAATGCCGCGCGCTTCGGCCCCTGTGCACTGGCTCCTGGGCATGGTCACAACTATGAGCTGATCGTTTCGATGGCCGGTGGCCTTGATTCGCATGGCATGGTGCTCAATCTCTCGGAGGTGAAGCACGCCATCCGCAGCGAGGTCACCGGTCAGCTCGACTTTCGCTTTCTCAACGATGCCTGGCCCGAATTCGATGTGTCCAAGCCGGAGGGTTGTCTACCCACCACTGAGGCCATCGTCCGGCAGATTTGGGCTCGTCTGAGTCCCCATCTGCCCATCACGGCATTGCGCCTTTACGAACAACCAGGCCTCTGGGCCGACTATCTCGGACATCCCATGGACGCCTTTCTCACGATCCGCACCCATTTCGCTGCTGCCCATCGTCTGGCAAGACCTGAACTCAGCCAGGACGAGAACGAGCGCATCTACGGCAAGTGCGCACGTCCCCACGGTCATGGTCACAACTATCTGGTGGATGTCACGGTGCGAGGCTCCATCGATCCGCGCTCAGGCATGGTCTGCGATCTTTCCGCGCTGCAACGCCTCGTGGACGACCTTGTGGTCGAGCCGTTTGATCACACATTCCTGAATAAGGATGTGCCCTTTTTCGCTGAATGCGTCCCCACCGCTGAAAATATCGCCCTTCATATCGCCGATCGCCTCTCTTCTCCCATCAAGGCGATTGGTGCCAATCTCCACAAAGTGCGCCTCCAGGAAAGCCCTAACAATGCGGCTGAGGTTTATGCCGAAGTTCCACAACTGGAGATGACTCCTTCGGCGCTTGAGGCAGCGCTTCCTGTCTGA